A stretch of the Clavibacter sp. B3I6 genome encodes the following:
- a CDS encoding MBL fold metallo-hydrolase, with protein sequence MSAPWHVSPGGPSHVHRAGDVEIRKASVGRMDNDAYLLTDLDSGERLLVDAAADVDRLLALVAEPDPVGRLAVVVTTHGHADHHGALAAVLDATDADAAVGAEDAGDLPVDADRRLAHGDRVAVGGVALEVVALRGHTPGSVALVLEPGDGSTHLFTGDSLFPGGVGSTQGDADRFRQLLDDVEERLFARFPDDAHVHPGHGDSTTLGAERGSIADWRARGW encoded by the coding sequence ATGAGCGCACCCTGGCACGTGTCCCCCGGCGGCCCCTCGCACGTGCACCGGGCGGGCGACGTGGAGATCCGGAAGGCCTCCGTCGGGCGCATGGACAACGACGCGTACCTCCTCACCGACCTCGACTCCGGCGAGCGCCTGCTCGTCGACGCGGCAGCCGACGTCGACCGCCTGCTCGCCCTCGTGGCGGAGCCGGATCCCGTCGGCCGGCTCGCGGTCGTCGTCACCACCCACGGGCACGCCGACCACCACGGCGCCCTCGCGGCCGTGCTCGACGCGACCGACGCCGACGCGGCCGTGGGCGCGGAGGACGCGGGCGACCTCCCCGTCGACGCCGACCGGCGCCTCGCGCACGGCGACCGGGTGGCCGTCGGCGGCGTGGCGCTCGAGGTCGTCGCGCTCCGCGGCCACACGCCGGGGAGCGTCGCGCTCGTCCTGGAGCCGGGCGACGGCAGCACCCACCTCTTCACGGGCGACTCGCTCTTCCCGGGCGGCGTGGGGAGCACGCAGGGGGACGCGGACAGGTTCCGGCAGCTCCTCGACGACGTCGAGGAGCGCCTGTTCGCGCGCTTCCCCGACGACGCGCACGTCCACCCCGGCCACGGCGACTCGACGACGCTGGGCGCCGAGCGCGGATCCATCGCCGACTGGCGGGCGCGCGGCTGGTGA